One genomic region from Magallana gigas chromosome 3, xbMagGiga1.1, whole genome shotgun sequence encodes:
- the LOC105333594 gene encoding retinal rod rhodopsin-sensitive cGMP 3',5'-cyclic phosphodiesterase subunit delta: MPAKAEDIMKGFKLNWMNLRDADNGKILWQSSDDLSAPGQDHEARVPKKILKCRAVSREINFSSKEAMDKFRLEQRVLFKGKCLEEWFFEFGFVIPGSTNTWQSVIEAAPESQMMPANVLTGNVIIETHFFDGDLLVSKSKVKIFYV; the protein is encoded by the exons ATGCCAGCAAAAGCAGAAGACATCATGAAAGGCTTTAAATT AAATTGGATGAATTTGAGAGATGCTGACAATGGCAAAATTTTATGGCAGTCAAGTGATGATCT ATCAGCTCCAGGGCAAGACCATGAAG CAAGAGTtccaaagaaaatattaaagtgTAGAGCAGTTTCTCGGGAAATTAATTTTTCGTCTAAGGAAGCCATGGATAAATTCAGATTAGAGCAGAGAGTCTTATTTAAAGGAAAATGTCTAGAAG AATGGTTCTTTGAGTTTGGCTTTGTAATACCTGGTTCCACTAACACTTGGCAGTCTGTGATAGAAGCTGCCCCAGAGAGTCAAATGATGCCAGCAAATGTTTTAAC GGGTAATGTAATCATAGAGACACATTTTTTCGACGGTGATCTCCTAGTCAGCAAGTCCAAAGTGAAGATATTTTATGTATAG